One Phycisphaerales bacterium genomic window carries:
- a CDS encoding PhoH family protein, producing the protein MTKLTSGPIGGTGPGGRRLELTIEFPIGPDPVRVLGVHDRNVRLLREGLGVSVTPRGGIVRISGQEEGVRAAERFLRAVLRRGGRASTPDVLQMLAEAASGGLMASEGSNYPGVSTTPGVTAVGRGAARMAPREGEAWEGPLAVYSGGRQIRARTPGQEHYLEAIRTHELVFGMGPAGTGKTYLAVAAAVHLLRTDRVRKLVLVRPAVEAGERLGFLPGDMQAKVHPYLRPLLDALYDMMDVGTMERFLESGVIEIAPLAFMRGRTLNQAAILLDEAQNSTVGQMQMFLTRMGEGSRMIVTGDPSQIDIDEPAGSGLIDAARRLRRVRGVAFASLTREDVVRHALVQRIIDAYGEEAKKPKAPAAADEGDA; encoded by the coding sequence ATGACGAAACTGACCAGTGGGCCCATTGGTGGCACGGGGCCCGGAGGCCGGCGTTTGGAACTGACGATCGAGTTTCCCATCGGCCCCGATCCCGTTCGGGTGCTCGGGGTGCATGACCGCAATGTACGCCTGCTGCGCGAAGGGCTGGGCGTATCGGTGACGCCCCGCGGGGGGATCGTGCGGATCAGCGGCCAGGAAGAGGGCGTCCGTGCGGCCGAGCGATTTCTCCGTGCGGTGCTTCGGCGTGGCGGCCGGGCGTCGACGCCCGACGTGCTTCAGATGCTGGCCGAGGCCGCGTCGGGTGGACTGATGGCCTCGGAAGGCTCGAACTACCCAGGCGTCTCGACGACGCCGGGCGTGACGGCCGTCGGCCGGGGCGCGGCGCGTATGGCGCCGCGCGAGGGCGAGGCGTGGGAAGGTCCGCTGGCGGTGTATAGCGGCGGGCGGCAGATTCGTGCTCGCACGCCGGGGCAGGAGCACTACCTCGAGGCCATCCGCACGCATGAACTGGTGTTCGGCATGGGCCCGGCGGGCACGGGCAAGACGTATCTGGCGGTCGCCGCCGCGGTGCACCTGCTGCGGACCGATCGCGTGCGCAAGCTGGTGCTCGTTCGGCCGGCGGTCGAAGCGGGCGAGCGGCTGGGCTTTTTGCCCGGCGACATGCAGGCCAAGGTGCACCCATACCTGCGGCCGCTGCTGGATGCGCTGTACGACATGATGGACGTGGGCACGATGGAGCGCTTCCTCGAGAGCGGCGTAATCGAGATTGCGCCTCTGGCGTTCATGCGCGGGCGGACGCTCAACCAGGCGGCCATCCTGCTCGACGAGGCGCAGAACAGCACCGTCGGCCAGATGCAGATGTTCCTGACGCGCATGGGCGAGGGCTCGCGGATGATCGTGACGGGCGATCCCTCGCAGATCGACATCGATGAACCGGCCGGCAGCGGCCTGATCGACGCGGCCCGGCGATTGCGTCGCGTGCGCGGCGTTGCCTTTGCGAGCCTGACTCGCGAGGACGTCGTGCGACACGCGCTGGTGCAACGGATCATCGACGCCTATGGCGAAGAAGCCAAGAAGCCCAAGGCCCCCGCGGCGGCCGACGAAGGAGACGCCTGA
- a CDS encoding carboxymuconolactone decarboxylase family protein: MPRLNTIEPSNATGKTKEIFDGPLKGKHLNIFKGMANSPAGLQAYLGMAGALGEGELSAQEREVIALVTAQQNDCEYCLAAHTYMGKGAGLTEAQTIAARRGELDDPKLGALATFTKSLLEKKGFADEGDLKAFKDAGYDDGHVVETIATVALNFYTNFFNHVNGTDVDLPQAPALETAGAR; this comes from the coding sequence ATGCCACGCCTGAACACGATCGAGCCCAGCAACGCCACCGGGAAGACCAAGGAGATCTTCGACGGCCCGCTGAAGGGCAAGCACCTGAACATCTTCAAGGGCATGGCCAATTCGCCCGCCGGCCTGCAGGCCTACCTGGGCATGGCCGGGGCACTGGGCGAGGGCGAGCTGTCGGCTCAGGAGCGCGAGGTGATCGCGCTTGTGACGGCCCAGCAGAACGACTGCGAGTACTGCCTGGCGGCCCATACCTACATGGGCAAGGGCGCCGGGCTGACCGAGGCCCAGACCATCGCCGCCCGTCGCGGCGAGCTGGACGACCCGAAGCTGGGCGCCTTGGCGACCTTCACCAAGAGCCTGCTCGAGAAGAAGGGCTTCGCCGACGAGGGTGACCTGAAGGCCTTCAAGGATGCCGGCTACGACGACGGGCACGTCGTGGAGACCATCGCCACCGTGGCGTTGAACTTCTACACGAACTTCTTCAACCACGTGAACGGGACGGACGTCGACCTGCCGCAGGCGCCGGCCCTGGAGACCGCCGGCGCACGCTGA
- a CDS encoding tRNA-dihydrouridine synthase family protein, which produces MSCETASRNATEPTPGIAPGGEHLDARAVARQIGIDGVHAHLPATIPGMDAPFYQAGLAGYSDAAMRIIARRHGCPLCVTEALLDRTLLAGGRGFAKADLGELHDNVPGGEDDHPLVGQIMGSDPGEMAAAAIKMVEQGSRRPKEYRKLAEGGELAIEHISESSFQAIDINLACPVKKIAKKARGGHWLAEPDGAIEILKAVRDALPESMPLTLKIRRSFDDTPEMARNFMRIFDAAYDLGYAWATVHARTVQQKYVGPSRWDLLRDIVSQRPGRVVFGSGDIWTVEDIFRMIGYTGVSGVSVARGCIGNPWIFRQARSMMAGEDPRPPTIAEQRQVLKDHFELALRVNAHMRDPEYHTGKTMRKFAIRFAQHHPQGDEVRKRFIGVKGLEDWQSVLHEWYEVRSPVESPS; this is translated from the coding sequence ATGTCCTGCGAGACCGCATCCCGCAACGCCACCGAGCCCACGCCAGGCATCGCCCCCGGCGGCGAACACCTCGATGCGCGCGCCGTCGCCCGCCAGATCGGCATCGACGGCGTCCACGCCCACCTGCCCGCGACCATCCCGGGCATGGATGCCCCCTTCTATCAGGCCGGGCTAGCCGGGTACTCCGACGCGGCCATGCGGATCATCGCCCGCCGCCACGGCTGCCCCCTGTGCGTCACCGAGGCCCTGCTCGACCGCACCCTGCTGGCCGGTGGCCGCGGATTTGCCAAGGCAGACCTGGGCGAGCTGCACGACAACGTGCCCGGCGGCGAGGACGACCACCCACTGGTCGGCCAGATCATGGGCAGCGACCCCGGCGAGATGGCCGCTGCGGCGATCAAGATGGTCGAGCAAGGCAGCCGGCGGCCCAAGGAGTATCGCAAGCTGGCCGAGGGCGGCGAACTGGCCATCGAGCACATCAGCGAGTCATCCTTCCAAGCCATCGACATCAACCTCGCCTGCCCCGTCAAGAAGATCGCCAAGAAGGCCCGCGGCGGCCACTGGCTCGCCGAGCCCGACGGCGCGATTGAGATCCTCAAAGCAGTCCGCGATGCGCTGCCCGAGAGCATGCCGCTGACGCTGAAGATCCGCCGCAGCTTCGACGACACGCCCGAGATGGCGCGCAACTTCATGCGCATCTTCGACGCCGCCTACGACCTCGGTTACGCATGGGCCACCGTGCACGCTCGCACCGTGCAGCAGAAGTACGTCGGCCCCAGCCGATGGGACCTGCTGCGCGACATCGTGAGCCAGCGCCCCGGCCGCGTCGTTTTCGGCTCGGGCGACATCTGGACGGTCGAGGACATCTTCCGCATGATCGGCTACACCGGCGTGTCGGGCGTCAGCGTGGCCCGAGGCTGCATCGGCAACCCCTGGATCTTCCGCCAGGCCCGCAGCATGATGGCCGGCGAGGACCCCCGCCCCCCCACCATCGCCGAGCAGCGGCAGGTGCTCAAGGACCACTTCGAGCTCGCTCTGAGGGTCAACGCCCACATGCGCGACCCCGAATACCACACCGGCAAGACCATGCGCAAGTTCGCCATCCGCTTTGCCCAGCATCATCCGCAGGGGGACGAGGTGCGCAAGCGGTTCATCGGGGTGAAGGGGTTGGAGGATTGGCAGAGCGTGTTGCACGAGTGGTATGAAGTTCGGAGCCCGGTCGAATCCCCGAGCTAA
- a CDS encoding HDIG domain-containing protein, which produces MRWPWQKSKSSGRRVTLRRERATPMEKFKRLLTNPRTGYAVIIASAAAGLLTVLTWWASGQPLLAMGRLADETVVAREAFSMPDPARTDEQRTLARDRAARIFVPRTELRSVVEGLAQLPLTLRDAQTLESVAPEIRARFDLDAEELAAVRALVAEDGVAPRWTEAMTRLRTALERRPFVEPATWQTERQRSAQLGGSEAGETAVIWLMNDQAGSTIHTTAASLVNAGSPEARREAAERLASDAQLTDAALRSLVLGRLANQSEPTYRMDEAMSAARQAQAVEDVAEAFVEVQPGQVIVRRGEPVGLETIGLLRSEREAVARSRGVFSLGSRLTGSAAVCVLIVLGLTMYLAWYCPRVTRNPERMVGIAGLFVACFALAVWSTALEPRLMMLLAVAPTLLLAMLLAIAYDARVALAISAGHAVLVTVALGRPSWFVLIPLAGAVTAAWQLSEIRDRRAFVRTGLATALALTAATLGGGLLGRPVSGRGLLELTWDMGFAASGGLATAGLVLFILPSVERAFDITTGMKLIELRDPKHPLLKELQRRAPGTYNHSMNVASIAEAAADAIGADALQTYVGALYHDVGKMNKPEYFVENQAGGPNKHDKLSPAMSLLVIVGHVKDGLELAREFGLPRTLHHYIEAHHGTTLVEYFYHRAKQKAADEAEAARESRAVSKGASSEPGEVSKREAREGEMVNEPSEMEYRYPGPKPRTKECAILMLADAVESATRTMADPTPSRIDQLVRRLAQKRLTDGQFDDCDLTLKELDAVGDSISKTVASIYHGRIAYPGGGERRA; this is translated from the coding sequence ATGCGTTGGCCCTGGCAGAAGTCCAAGAGCAGCGGTCGCCGCGTCACGCTGCGTCGCGAACGCGCGACGCCCATGGAGAAGTTCAAGCGGCTGCTGACCAATCCGCGGACGGGCTATGCGGTAATCATCGCGTCGGCGGCCGCGGGGCTGCTCACCGTGCTGACGTGGTGGGCCAGCGGACAGCCGCTGCTGGCGATGGGTCGGTTGGCCGACGAGACGGTCGTGGCGCGCGAGGCGTTCAGCATGCCCGACCCGGCTCGGACCGACGAGCAGCGCACGCTCGCACGCGATCGGGCGGCGAGGATCTTCGTGCCAAGGACTGAACTGCGCAGCGTGGTGGAGGGACTGGCGCAGCTGCCGCTGACGCTTCGCGACGCCCAGACGCTCGAATCGGTGGCGCCCGAGATTCGGGCCCGGTTTGATCTTGACGCCGAGGAGTTGGCGGCCGTGCGTGCGCTCGTGGCCGAAGACGGCGTGGCGCCGCGATGGACCGAGGCCATGACGCGGCTCCGTACGGCATTGGAGCGCCGGCCATTCGTCGAGCCAGCAACGTGGCAGACCGAACGGCAACGCTCTGCCCAATTGGGCGGAAGCGAGGCGGGCGAGACGGCCGTTATCTGGCTGATGAACGATCAGGCCGGTTCGACCATCCACACCACGGCGGCGAGCCTGGTGAACGCTGGCAGCCCCGAGGCGCGTCGCGAAGCGGCCGAGCGACTGGCAAGCGACGCCCAGTTGACCGACGCGGCCCTGCGCTCGCTCGTGCTTGGTCGTCTTGCCAACCAGAGCGAGCCGACGTACCGCATGGACGAGGCCATGTCTGCCGCCCGGCAGGCCCAGGCGGTCGAGGACGTGGCCGAGGCCTTCGTCGAGGTGCAGCCCGGGCAGGTCATCGTTCGGCGCGGGGAGCCGGTGGGCCTGGAGACGATCGGCCTGCTGCGCAGCGAGCGCGAGGCGGTGGCGAGGTCGCGCGGCGTGTTCTCGCTTGGCTCGCGGCTGACTGGGTCGGCAGCGGTGTGCGTGCTCATCGTGCTGGGGCTGACGATGTACCTGGCGTGGTATTGCCCGCGCGTGACGCGCAATCCTGAGCGGATGGTGGGGATCGCGGGGTTGTTCGTTGCATGCTTTGCGCTGGCCGTGTGGTCGACGGCGCTCGAGCCTCGCCTCATGATGCTGCTGGCGGTGGCGCCCACGCTGCTGCTGGCGATGCTGCTTGCCATCGCCTATGACGCGCGGGTGGCGCTGGCGATCTCGGCCGGCCACGCGGTGCTGGTGACCGTAGCGCTGGGCCGGCCGTCGTGGTTCGTGCTCATCCCGCTTGCCGGCGCGGTCACGGCCGCGTGGCAGCTCAGCGAGATTCGGGATCGGCGGGCGTTCGTGCGCACGGGCCTGGCCACGGCGCTGGCGCTCACGGCGGCCACGCTGGGCGGCGGACTGCTGGGCCGGCCGGTGTCGGGTCGCGGGTTGCTCGAACTGACGTGGGACATGGGCTTTGCCGCCAGCGGCGGGCTGGCCACGGCGGGGCTCGTGCTATTCATCCTGCCCAGCGTCGAGCGGGCGTTTGATATCACCACGGGCATGAAGCTCATCGAGCTTCGCGACCCCAAGCACCCCCTGCTAAAGGAACTGCAACGCCGGGCGCCGGGCACGTACAACCACTCGATGAACGTGGCGTCGATCGCCGAAGCCGCCGCTGACGCCATCGGCGCCGACGCGTTGCAGACGTACGTGGGCGCGCTCTACCACGACGTGGGTAAGATGAACAAGCCCGAGTACTTCGTCGAGAACCAGGCGGGCGGGCCCAACAAGCACGATAAGCTGAGCCCGGCCATGAGCCTGCTGGTCATCGTGGGCCACGTGAAGGACGGGCTGGAGCTGGCGCGCGAGTTTGGCCTGCCGCGCACGCTGCACCATTACATCGAGGCGCACCATGGCACGACGCTGGTGGAGTACTTCTACCACCGCGCCAAGCAGAAGGCCGCCGACGAGGCCGAGGCCGCGCGCGAGAGCCGGGCGGTGAGCAAGGGCGCTTCGAGCGAGCCCGGCGAGGTCAGCAAGCGCGAGGCCCGCGAGGGCGAAATGGTCAACGAGCCCAGCGAGATGGAGTATCGCTACCCCGGCCCCAAGCCGCGGACGAAGGAGTGCGCGATCCTGATGCTGGCCGACGCCGTCGAGAGCGCCACGCGCACGATGGCCGACCCGACGCCGAGCCGCATCGACCAGCTCGTGCGCCGCCTCGCCCAGAAGCGGCTGACCGACGGGCAGTTCGACGACTGCGATTTGACGCTCAAGGAGCTAGACGCGGTGGGGGATTCGATCAGCAAGACGGTGGCGAGTATTTACCACGGGCGGATTGCGTATCCGGGGGGTGGGGAGAGGCGGGCTTAG
- a CDS encoding DUF167 domain-containing protein gives MTATLRVKVVPGAKRDEVIGPLGDRLKIRLSAPPEGGKANQAVCELVAATLGVDPRSVRVAHGTTSPLKTLAIEGCAQERADVLLEPL, from the coding sequence ATGACCGCGACGCTGCGCGTGAAGGTGGTGCCCGGCGCGAAGCGCGACGAGGTCATCGGCCCACTGGGAGACCGGCTGAAGATTCGCTTAAGCGCACCGCCCGAGGGCGGAAAGGCGAACCAGGCGGTGTGCGAACTCGTGGCGGCGACTCTGGGCGTCGACCCGCGTAGCGTGCGTGTTGCTCATGGAACAACAAGCCCACTCAAGACGCTGGCCATCGAGGGCTGCGCGCAGGAGCGGGCCGACGTGTTGCTCGAACCATTGTGA
- the rpsU gene encoding 30S ribosomal protein S21 — translation MAIRIKARGGESVEQMMKRFKKLCEKEGLTKDIKRKEFFEKPSERRRRAARKAVNKRIRETSGPRRG, via the coding sequence ATGGCGATCCGAATCAAAGCCCGCGGTGGCGAATCCGTCGAACAGATGATGAAGCGCTTCAAGAAGCTCTGTGAGAAGGAAGGGCTCACCAAGGACATCAAGCGCAAGGAATTCTTCGAGAAGCCCAGCGAGCGCCGCCGCCGTGCCGCCCGTAAGGCCGTCAACAAGCGCATCCGCGAGACCAGCGGCCCGCGTCGCGGCTGA
- a CDS encoding 3-deoxy-7-phosphoheptulonate synthase class II, with product MPNSTAATPARSPWSPTSWQARPRAQAIAYEDPAALQRAVERLANLPPLVTSWEIERLKANLADAQVGKRLVIHGGDCAETLDECSPATITATLKILLQMSLVLIHGSQKPVVRIGRLAGQYAKPRSRPTEAGEVEGQACELPSYFGDLVNHAEFTPDARRPDPDLMLAGYHHAAMTLNFIRSLATGGFADLHHAEQWDLRFLTNAQLSGDLRERYQRMSQEVRSAIRFAELIGEGALQEVNRVDFFASHEGLNLEYESAQTRRVPRRDGFYCLTTHLPWIGERTRALDGAHVEFFRGIANPVGVKIGPSIDPDESVALLRTLNPKREPGKIVLISRMGATRVDALPPILHAVEKSGEPAVWLCDPMHGNGQVTDEGRKTRHFDAIVAELRSTMAAHKQAGTVLGGVHVEVTGHDVTEVIGGASGVTQERLSENYATACDPRLNYAQALELAFILSGALSRTAGDLPA from the coding sequence GTGCCCAACTCCACCGCCGCAACGCCCGCACGCTCGCCCTGGTCGCCCACCAGCTGGCAGGCCCGTCCTCGCGCCCAGGCCATCGCCTACGAAGACCCCGCCGCCCTCCAGCGAGCCGTCGAGCGCCTGGCCAACCTGCCCCCACTGGTCACCTCGTGGGAGATCGAGCGACTCAAGGCAAACCTGGCCGACGCCCAGGTCGGAAAGCGGCTGGTCATCCACGGCGGCGACTGCGCCGAGACCCTCGACGAGTGCAGCCCGGCCACCATCACCGCCACCCTCAAGATCCTCCTCCAGATGAGCCTGGTGCTCATCCACGGCTCGCAGAAGCCGGTCGTCCGCATCGGCCGTCTGGCGGGCCAGTACGCCAAGCCGCGCTCAAGACCCACCGAAGCCGGCGAGGTCGAAGGCCAGGCCTGCGAGCTGCCCAGCTACTTCGGCGACCTGGTCAACCACGCCGAGTTCACCCCCGATGCCCGCCGGCCCGACCCCGACCTCATGCTCGCCGGCTACCACCACGCCGCCATGACGCTCAACTTCATCCGCTCGCTGGCGACGGGCGGCTTTGCTGACCTGCACCACGCCGAGCAGTGGGACCTGCGCTTCCTGACCAACGCCCAGCTCTCGGGCGACCTGCGCGAGCGATACCAGCGCATGAGCCAGGAGGTGCGCAGCGCCATTCGCTTTGCCGAGCTCATCGGCGAGGGCGCGCTGCAGGAAGTTAATCGCGTGGACTTCTTCGCCAGCCACGAAGGGCTGAACCTCGAGTACGAGAGCGCCCAGACGCGCCGCGTGCCTCGAAGAGACGGCTTCTATTGCCTGACCACCCACCTGCCCTGGATCGGCGAGCGCACCCGCGCCCTGGACGGCGCCCACGTCGAGTTCTTCCGCGGCATTGCCAACCCCGTGGGCGTCAAGATCGGCCCGAGTATCGACCCCGACGAGTCCGTCGCCCTGCTCCGCACACTGAACCCCAAGCGCGAGCCGGGCAAGATCGTGCTCATCTCGCGCATGGGCGCGACCAGGGTCGACGCGCTGCCGCCCATTTTGCACGCCGTCGAGAAGTCGGGCGAGCCCGCCGTCTGGCTGTGCGACCCCATGCATGGCAATGGCCAGGTGACCGACGAAGGCCGCAAGACACGCCACTTCGATGCCATCGTCGCCGAGCTGCGCAGCACCATGGCCGCCCACAAGCAGGCCGGCACCGTGCTCGGTGGCGTGCACGTGGAGGTCACCGGCCATGACGTCACCGAGGTCATCGGCGGCGCCTCGGGCGTGACGCAGGAGCGACTGTCCGAGAATTACGCCACCGCGTGCGACCCCCGCCTGAACTATGCCCAGGCCCTGGAATTGGCCTTCATCCTCTCCGGAGCGCTCAGCCGAACGGCGGGCGACCTTCCGGCGTAA
- a CDS encoding VCBS repeat-containing protein — MLTPKKAALCSPALLALAGLATSAAAQVPGFETRDGWPLIIAPGPSVDGGMMVNMDADPELEMVHVVQDRLFALNLDGTNVPGFPRFLTPGQGTFGAPAFGDIDGDGEEEIVVQTFFFGIRGDVFAINKDGSTVPGFPVSVGGPFKSPALADLDGDGDLEILVNANSGGVAQLSAIEGDGTQRAGFPVVLDNISSGASPAVGDINGDGAPEIVVSSFYTVYAFDADGNTLAGFPYTPDDGGTIQTLNYNSAGLADLDGDGAREIVFATTNEVDPFTGRVYVLDFAGNLRPGWPTTTEFSIFTPPSIADIDGDGNLDIAIGDRTLTPTREANIQVWDRDGAPLPGWPVTGAVGAVHAQIMVADVDGDGFVELLVDDNTAVTPLYGFNHDGTQIAGWPLPVGDASSFQQSPSIGDFDGNGFMDISVSGNDLVDDQTYLFQLASDTIVYDPALAPVRTYQYNVRRDGVADMVEASPCRADFDGDGALTIFDFLAFQNAFDAGDLGADFDGDGSLTLFDFLAFQNEFDAGCE, encoded by the coding sequence ATGCTTACGCCCAAGAAAGCCGCGCTCTGCAGTCCCGCCTTGCTGGCCTTGGCCGGTCTGGCCACCTCGGCCGCGGCCCAGGTGCCCGGCTTCGAGACCCGCGACGGCTGGCCCCTCATCATCGCTCCGGGCCCGTCGGTCGACGGCGGCATGATGGTGAACATGGACGCCGACCCCGAACTCGAGATGGTCCACGTCGTGCAGGACCGCCTGTTCGCGCTCAACCTCGATGGCACGAACGTGCCCGGCTTCCCGCGGTTCCTCACGCCGGGCCAGGGCACATTCGGCGCGCCGGCGTTCGGCGACATCGACGGCGACGGCGAAGAAGAGATCGTCGTGCAGACGTTCTTCTTCGGCATCCGCGGCGATGTCTTTGCCATCAACAAGGACGGCTCGACCGTCCCGGGATTTCCGGTTTCGGTCGGCGGCCCATTCAAGAGCCCGGCCCTGGCCGACCTTGACGGCGACGGCGACCTGGAGATCCTCGTTAACGCCAACTCGGGCGGCGTAGCGCAGCTCTCGGCCATTGAGGGCGACGGCACGCAGCGCGCTGGCTTCCCCGTCGTGCTCGACAACATCTCGAGCGGCGCTTCACCGGCCGTGGGAGACATCAACGGCGATGGTGCGCCCGAGATCGTCGTCTCGTCGTTCTACACCGTGTATGCGTTCGATGCCGACGGCAACACGCTCGCCGGCTTCCCGTACACGCCCGATGATGGCGGCACGATCCAGACGCTGAATTACAACTCCGCCGGCCTGGCCGACCTGGACGGCGACGGCGCGCGAGAGATCGTGTTCGCGACAACCAACGAAGTCGATCCGTTCACCGGCCGCGTCTACGTGCTCGACTTTGCCGGCAACCTGCGCCCGGGTTGGCCCACCACCACCGAGTTTTCGATCTTCACGCCCCCCTCCATCGCCGACATCGACGGCGACGGCAATCTCGACATCGCCATCGGAGATCGCACGCTGACGCCCACGCGCGAGGCAAACATCCAGGTGTGGGACCGCGATGGCGCGCCGCTGCCGGGCTGGCCTGTTACGGGCGCCGTGGGTGCGGTGCACGCGCAGATCATGGTCGCTGACGTCGATGGTGACGGATTCGTCGAGCTGCTCGTCGACGACAACACCGCCGTCACCCCGCTTTATGGCTTCAACCACGACGGCACGCAGATCGCCGGCTGGCCGCTGCCGGTGGGCGATGCGTCCTCGTTCCAGCAGTCGCCCAGCATCGGCGACTTCGACGGCAACGGATTCATGGACATCAGCGTGAGCGGCAACGACTTGGTCGATGACCAGACGTACCTCTTCCAACTCGCCTCGGACACGATCGTGTACGACCCAGCGCTCGCGCCCGTACGCACGTACCAGTACAACGTGCGCCGCGACGGCGTGGCCGACATGGTCGAGGCCAGCCCCTGCCGCGCCGACTTCGATGGTGACGGGGCGCTCACCATCTTCGACTTCCTCGCATTCCAGAACGCTTTCGATGCGGGCGATCTCGGGGCCGATTTCGACGGCGACGGGTCGCTTACGCTGTTCGACTTCCTCGCATTCCAGAACGAGTTCGATGCCGGCTGCGAGTGA
- a CDS encoding DNA methyltransferase encodes MPAAATTTRSKSSKLKLPKPLRPGGKDAPDCRVYVGDCRDLLPKIPECARGQVDLVFADPPFNWARGYDKWDDAMPDKEYCDVSQSFGPMGEVTAFTQRWIDLCIQALKPSGSLWINIPDDWAAEIVVHLKQRGLHMVNWCVWHYRFGQNTTSRFINSKVHVLYFCKDPKNRTWNPEEVLEPSDRATTYFDPRTMDKKDGMPAGMRLPMDVWYGQYWGRIQGNNAERRGKHDNQLPELYLARVVRATSNEGDLVLDPFTGSGTTAVAATALGRRYVGCEYSPDMAKSAMERVRKGPVRDLRAPARGTAIFEPRRRRPADGA; translated from the coding sequence ATGCCCGCCGCCGCGACCACCACGCGTTCGAAATCGTCCAAGTTGAAGCTGCCCAAGCCCTTGCGCCCGGGCGGAAAGGACGCGCCCGACTGCCGCGTGTACGTGGGTGATTGCCGAGACCTGTTGCCGAAGATTCCCGAGTGCGCCAGGGGCCAGGTCGACCTGGTTTTTGCCGACCCACCCTTCAACTGGGCCCGTGGCTACGACAAGTGGGACGACGCGATGCCCGACAAGGAGTACTGCGACGTGTCGCAGAGCTTCGGACCGATGGGCGAGGTGACGGCCTTTACGCAGCGCTGGATCGACCTGTGCATTCAGGCGCTCAAGCCCAGCGGGAGCCTTTGGATCAACATTCCCGACGACTGGGCCGCCGAGATCGTGGTGCACCTCAAGCAGCGCGGGCTGCACATGGTCAACTGGTGCGTGTGGCACTACCGCTTCGGGCAGAACACGACAAGCCGGTTCATCAACAGCAAGGTGCACGTGCTGTACTTCTGCAAGGACCCCAAGAACCGCACGTGGAACCCAGAAGAAGTGCTCGAGCCCAGCGACCGGGCGACCACGTACTTCGACCCGCGGACGATGGACAAGAAGGACGGCATGCCCGCCGGCATGCGCCTGCCGATGGATGTCTGGTACGGGCAGTACTGGGGCCGCATCCAGGGCAACAACGCCGAGCGGCGCGGCAAGCACGACAACCAGCTGCCCGAGCTCTACCTGGCCCGCGTCGTGCGCGCGACGAGCAACGAGGGCGACCTGGTGCTCGACCCGTTCACGGGCAGCGGCACGACTGCCGTGGCCGCCACGGCTCTGGGCCGGCGCTACGTGGGCTGCGAATATTCGCCCGACATGGCCAAGAGCGCCATGGAGCGCGTGCGCAAGGGCCCGGTGCGGGATCTGCGGGCGCCGGCACGGGGAACGGCGATCTTCGAGCCGCGTCGCAGGCGACCGGCTGATGGGGCATGA
- a CDS encoding PIG-L family deacetylase, producing the protein MANILVVGPHPDDQELGMGGAIAKLAEQGHDVLLVDVTNGEPTPYGDPKTRAEEAKNAATILSPDRAKFPDARPVKRVLLGLPNRFVEHTIENRHKMAGVIRAHQASIVFTPFFEDAHPDHRAVTRIVEDARFDAKLTKVDMPVPEGMAAGEPIYPKWLFYYYATHLRWVANPSFVLDVTGYVERKIESIRAYHTQFVLPEKNRKVVDWVEASATYLGSRIGVEAGEGFFTKEPVGLSGIDGLVG; encoded by the coding sequence ATGGCCAACATCCTCGTCGTCGGACCGCATCCTGATGATCAAGAGCTCGGCATGGGCGGGGCGATCGCCAAGCTGGCCGAGCAGGGGCACGACGTGCTGCTGGTCGACGTGACCAACGGCGAGCCCACGCCGTATGGCGATCCGAAAACGCGGGCCGAAGAGGCAAAGAATGCAGCGACCATCCTCTCGCCCGACCGGGCGAAGTTCCCCGATGCCAGGCCGGTGAAGCGGGTGCTGCTGGGATTGCCCAACCGGTTCGTCGAGCACACGATCGAGAATCGTCACAAGATGGCCGGCGTGATCCGCGCGCACCAGGCGAGCATCGTCTTCACGCCGTTCTTCGAGGATGCCCACCCCGACCACCGGGCCGTCACGCGGATCGTCGAAGACGCACGGTTCGACGCGAAGCTGACGAAGGTCGACATGCCGGTGCCCGAGGGGATGGCCGCGGGAGAGCCGATCTATCCCAAGTGGCTGTTCTACTACTACGCCACGCACCTGCGCTGGGTGGCCAACCCGAGCTTCGTGCTCGATGTCACCGGCTACGTCGAGCGCAAGATCGAGTCGATCCGCGCGTACCACACGCAGTTCGTGCTGCCCGAGAAGAACCGCAAGGTGGTCGACTGGGTCGAGGCGAGCGCGACGTACCTGGGCAGCCGGATTGGGGTTGAGGCGGGGGAGGGGTTCTTTACGAAGGAGCCGGTGGGGCTCAGCGGGATCGATGGACTCGTCGGCTAG